One Ostrea edulis chromosome 2, xbOstEdul1.1, whole genome shotgun sequence genomic region harbors:
- the LOC125679628 gene encoding uncharacterized protein LOC125679628 produces the protein MTTNSEKDARDTVHKPKKIKKRNVFETSMETGEAVSEKESEDKATIESARAIPNAENGQITYVPGISGEELDIKTEDVAACILSIVEKACAIVLHGRTVQKLDQDDDSVMVETKNCEHFRCEPGNGK, from the exons ATGACGACGAATTCTGAAAAAGATGCACGAGATACc GTACACAAACCGAAGAAAATAAAGAAGAGAAATGTGTTTGAGACAAGCATGGAAACTGGAGAGGCAGTGTCGGAGAAAGAGTCAGAAGACAAGGCAACCATTGAGAGCGCACGGGCAATACCGAATGCAGAGAACGGACAAATCACATATGTTCCTGGGATCAGTGGCGAAGAACTTGACATAAAAACAGAGGATGTTGCAGCATGTATCCTGAGCATTGTCGAAAAGGCATGTGCAATAGTTCTCCATGGTAGAACAGTCCAGAAACTAGATCAGGATGACGACAGTGTTATGGTAGaaacaaaaaattgtgaacACTTCAGATGCGAGCCAGGAAATGGAAAATGA
- the LOC125667417 gene encoding neuromedin-U receptor 2-like encodes MTALSSGAGNFNVTIMELNSESYTTMGRVVDNSTYTGTTTDQLYEETLNRASAYLWIIISPIFLFVGIFGNILNLFVLRRMHFEKNPTLILLVLLSFTDMTVLLVGLPRYWARDALDFDLRTVSQFSCKFSLFLIYTSMQLSSWILVMVSIIRMIKTVLPLHFPKHKIRVTRKNTLTSFVIVVIVLCIINFHLFITNGVLMDDGDASCTSLTPEYRDFDEFVFVYIDFFVLSVIPALIIIVCNVLIYYVLKQLKHRRTSTSSTDKVTSESVSRVTRMLFVTSSYFVIATVPISVHFIVDSYVRPGSDALTQAKLDMSFTVLYLFEFSHFVVNFYCYTVTNKRFRRTVQNLKDEMKNKIRRHSRVPSDSYDVNSTVDSNKKCSVSGVSKSM; translated from the exons ATGACTGCGCTCAGCAGCGGCGCGGGCAATTTTAATGTTACGATCATGGAATTGAATTCTGAGAGCTACACGACTATGGGAAGGGTGGTAGACAACAGTACCTACACTGGTACTACAACAGATCAGCTTTATGAAGAGACACTGAATCGAGCATCAGCTTATTTGTGGATTATCATCTCACCAATCTTTCTTTTCGTAGGAAtttttggaaacattttgaaCTTGTTTGTTTTGCGGAGaatgcattttgaaaaaaatcccACGTTAATTTTGCTGGTTCTTCTCAGTTTTACAGATATGACCGTTCTTTTGGTCGGACTGCCCAGATACTGGGCTAGGGATGCCTTAGACTTTGATCTTCGGACAGTTTCACAGTTTAGCTGCAAGTTCAGTTTGTTTCTTATTTACACTTCCATGCAGCTTTCGTCGTGGATTCTTGTGATGGTGTCCATCATTCGCATGATTAAAACCGTCTTGCCTCTACATTTTCCCAAACATAAGATACGAGTGACACGAAAGAACACGCTGACCTCTTTTGTGATAGTGGTCATTGTACTTTGCATCATCAACTTTCATTTATTCATTACAAACGGTGTGCTGATGGATGATGGAGACGCTTCGTGCACCTCTCTTACCCCTGAATACAGAGATTTTGACGAATTTGTTTTCGTCTACATTGACTTTTTCGTTCTCTCGGTGATTCCAGCACTCATTATTATCGTCTGCAACGTTTTAATTTATTATGTTCTAAAACAATTGAAGCACAGACGAACGTCCACATCTTCCACGGATAAAGTGACGTCGGAGTCTGTCTCAAGAGTTACCCGTATGCTTTTCGTAACAAGCTCTTATTTTGTCATCGCCACCGTTCCAATATCTGTGCATTTCATCGTTGACTCCTACGTTCGACCTGGGTCAGATGCTTTGACGCAAGCAAAGTTGGACATGTCGTTCACGGTGCTCTATCTATTTGAGTTTTCACATTTTGTAGTCAATTTCTACTGTTACACGGTCACCAATAAAAGATTTAGAAGAACCGTACAGAACCTAAAGGACGAGATGAAAAACAA AATTCGTCGTCATAGCCGCGTGCCCTCCGACTCATACGACGTAAACAGTACAGTGGATTCCAACAAAAAGTGTTCAGTCAGCGGGGTGTCAAAGTCGATGTAG